Within the Gemmatimonadales bacterium genome, the region CTCATCGCGCAGGCCGTGTGGACGATGGTGCTCTGCGTGAGCGGCACCTACAGCGAGCTGCTCAATTACGTGATCTTCGCGGCGCTCATCTTCTATCTGCTCACCGCGGTCGCGCTCTTCCGCCTGCGCCGCCTCCGGCCCGACCTGCCCAGGCCGGTGAAGGCCTTCGGCTATCCGGTGCTGCCGGCGCTCTACATCGTGGCGATCGCGTTCCTGCTCGTGGTGCTGCTGGTGGACCCGCAGCAGCGGCTCTACTCCGCGGTGGGCCTGCTGATCGTGGCGCTCGGCGTGCCAGTGTACGCGGTGTGGCGGCGGGCGGCGCGATGAGCGCGGGGCGCGCGGCCGCCCGGCTGTTCGGGGGCGCGGCCGCGTGGCTGTTGGGGCGGATGCGGCTCGCGCGTCGATTCATTGTTGCCGTTGTGGCGCTGGTTGCGGGGGCCGTCGCGGCGCCGGCCGCGGCCCGCGCGCAGGTCCCCGACACCGCGCGGGACACGCTCGCCGCCGACAGCGCCCGCGCCCACCACGCTCCGCTGCTCCTTCCGGGTCTCGTCGTCACCGCGAATCGCGTCTCCGAATCCGCCGATCGCCCGGCGGCGACGGTGCACGTCCTCTCGCGCGAGCAGATCGAGACCAGCCCCGCGCGCACCACCGACGACCTGTTGCGCGAGATGCCGGGCATCGAGCTGCCGCGCACCTCGAGCACGGTGTCGGGGCCGGAAGAAATTGTGTCGATCCGCGGCGCCGACGAGGGCCGCACGCTGGTGCTGCTCGACGGCGTGCCGCTCAACGACCCCTGGGGCGAGTGGATCCAGTGGAACCGCGCGCCGCGCTTCCAGCTCGACCGGGTGGAGGTGCTGGAGGGCGGCGGGTCGAGTCTCTACGGCAACTACGCGATGGGCGGGGTGATCTCGCTCTTCAGCGCGCCGATTGCGGAGCAGGGCTATCACCTGCTCGCGAGCGGCGGCAGCCGGAGCGCGTTTGACGGCTCGCTCTACGGCACCGACGTTTTCGGCCGGCTCGGCGTCTCTGTCGCGGGCGACTACGGCCGCGGCGGCGGTTACACGGTGCTGGCGCCCGACGAGCGTGGTCCCATCGATCAGCCGAGCGCGGTGGAGCGCGGCAACGTGAACGCGCGGGCGGAGTACACGTTGGGCGGCGGGAGCAGCGTCTTCGCGAGCGCCGGCTACTTCGGCGACGACCGGAGCCTCGGCACGCCGCTCACCGAGCCCAACCAGCGGCACATCTGGAGCGGTGTTGCGGGTGCGACGGTG harbors:
- a CDS encoding TonB-dependent receptor; the encoded protein is MSAGRAAARLFGGAAAWLLGRMRLARRFIVAVVALVAGAVAAPAAARAQVPDTARDTLAADSARAHHAPLLLPGLVVTANRVSESADRPAATVHVLSREQIETSPARTTDDLLREMPGIELPRTSSTVSGPEEIVSIRGADEGRTLVLLDGVPLNDPWGEWIQWNRAPRFQLDRVEVLEGGGSSLYGNYAMGGVISLFSAPIAEQGYHLLASGGSRSAFDGSLYGTDVFGRLGVSVAGDYGRGGGYTVLAPDERGPIDQPSAVERGNVNARAEYTLGGGSSVFASAGYFGDDRSLGTPLTEPNQRHIWSGVAGATVNNVLGGRVELRGFGQSQHYDSRASRVNAERTSESPLVAQFIPSHDLGGSVRWSRPAGVFELVAAGADFRHMVGRLDEQVYGSGATVSGTRTSGGTQEVGGVYVQGVLAPVERLRIEASARIDAWRSHDGSRVDATSGSPVVINYPDKSNSAFAPRLGVRYQVLPTLA